A stretch of the Sphingobacterium thalpophilum genome encodes the following:
- a CDS encoding ABC transporter permease: protein MNFTNFKIAWRNIRKKKIQNLINLIGLTCGITFMILVGAYIWDVHQVNSRIKNIDQQFLLQSTYKKEGFGINLTTIGALPKALYEEYPNLVANYYRLDGLTGIVSNGNTVYEEGMSLGDPSLLTMFGFELLAGNVNTALNNPFSVAITDKAAVKYFGKVNVLGENLQIKNFNGEKHDFAITAIVKTDVQNAIMDLTKGMHADIFLPIANETYFGRSINNWDNPYIAGYIELKPGVTPQQVDQAILNLVHKNKDKEFADQYAPNLRPLKTYYLDDNQGAIRKMIKTLSWVAIFILIMAIINFINFSIAQHITRLKEIGMRKIMGSSRLQLIGQLLTEYILIVAIAALISLPIYILVSPLFAHVLMRELPSLISLPGYFFGLLGLSILMIGLLAGLYPAIKLSNINILASVKNQFAALGDKQLVRKVLLFFQFAVALLLLVCTLIISKQVSLFITSDLGYNKDYLLTVQAPRDWSETGIRKMETVRHELLQTAAVKSVSLSYETPGLLGSNMQAAFGNNNDTEVQVQRINSDSYFLETYEIPLLAGTFLPRNTATNMTNRPVVINKKAMEDFGFSNAENAIGQKIAVNTPQNKMTIVGITDNFVANSLHRASPAIIWTDVHDSFQYRYLSIRLRPGQLSKAVQGLEKKWKELMPDAPFEYQFMDDRIKGLYETELQLQRAAQIASAVSLLIVILGLTGLISLSIHLRNKEVGIRKVLGASLSHLMLLFSKEYYGIFLLAVLVTVPSSYMIMQHWLQNYVIRIEINAFTYLLPLAILLSVLGLLVGAIVFRTTRFNPVEKLRDE from the coding sequence ATGAACTTTACCAACTTCAAAATTGCCTGGCGGAATATCAGAAAGAAAAAAATCCAAAATCTGATCAATCTCATCGGTCTGACTTGTGGCATCACTTTTATGATACTTGTCGGCGCCTACATCTGGGATGTCCATCAGGTAAATAGCAGGATAAAAAATATTGATCAACAATTTTTACTACAGAGCACCTATAAGAAAGAAGGGTTTGGGATCAATTTGACCACAATTGGTGCCCTTCCCAAGGCGTTATACGAGGAGTACCCGAATTTAGTAGCCAACTACTACCGCCTTGATGGATTGACAGGTATAGTGTCTAACGGTAACACAGTTTATGAAGAAGGTATGTCGCTCGGTGATCCGAGCCTTTTGACCATGTTTGGCTTTGAGCTCTTAGCTGGTAATGTCAATACTGCGCTGAACAACCCTTTTTCAGTTGCCATCACGGATAAAGCAGCAGTAAAATATTTCGGAAAGGTAAATGTCCTGGGTGAAAATCTACAGATTAAAAATTTCAACGGTGAGAAGCATGATTTTGCGATCACCGCTATTGTCAAAACAGATGTTCAGAATGCCATTATGGATCTAACAAAAGGTATGCATGCTGATATTTTCTTGCCTATTGCTAACGAAACCTATTTCGGACGTTCGATAAATAATTGGGACAATCCTTATATAGCAGGTTATATCGAATTAAAGCCAGGCGTAACACCTCAACAGGTAGATCAGGCTATACTGAACCTTGTCCATAAAAATAAAGATAAAGAATTTGCTGATCAATATGCGCCAAATCTAAGGCCATTAAAAACTTACTATCTCGACGACAATCAGGGCGCAATACGAAAGATGATCAAGACCTTGAGTTGGGTTGCAATTTTTATCTTGATCATGGCGATCATCAATTTCATCAATTTTAGTATTGCACAGCATATTACGCGATTAAAGGAAATCGGCATGCGCAAAATTATGGGATCATCCAGGCTGCAATTAATCGGACAATTGTTGACAGAGTATATCCTTATCGTGGCTATTGCCGCTTTGATCAGTCTACCCATCTATATCCTCGTAAGCCCGCTGTTTGCACATGTACTCATGCGTGAGCTTCCATCTTTAATCAGTCTGCCAGGTTACTTTTTCGGTTTACTGGGGCTGTCGATTTTAATGATCGGCCTACTGGCGGGATTATATCCGGCAATTAAACTGTCCAATATCAATATACTTGCTTCGGTCAAAAATCAATTCGCCGCATTGGGTGATAAGCAATTGGTTCGAAAAGTGTTATTATTTTTTCAGTTCGCCGTCGCATTACTCCTACTGGTCTGTACCTTGATAATCTCCAAACAAGTTAGTCTATTTATAACCAGCGACTTAGGATATAACAAAGATTATCTATTGACTGTACAAGCCCCCAGAGACTGGTCAGAAACTGGAATCCGGAAGATGGAAACGGTCCGGCACGAGCTATTGCAGACAGCGGCTGTCAAGTCTGTAAGCCTTTCGTATGAAACCCCGGGACTATTAGGTTCCAATATGCAAGCGGCTTTTGGCAATAATAACGATACAGAAGTACAGGTTCAAAGGATTAACAGCGACAGTTACTTTCTTGAGACTTATGAAATCCCCCTATTGGCGGGCACTTTTTTACCCAGAAATACGGCGACAAATATGACCAATAGACCCGTTGTGATCAACAAGAAAGCCATGGAAGACTTTGGATTCAGCAATGCAGAAAATGCGATCGGTCAAAAGATTGCCGTAAATACTCCACAAAATAAGATGACCATCGTAGGTATCACCGATAATTTTGTCGCAAATTCTCTTCACCGGGCATCTCCAGCTATCATCTGGACGGATGTACACGACAGTTTCCAATACAGATACTTGAGCATTCGTTTAAGACCGGGACAATTGTCCAAGGCCGTACAAGGACTGGAAAAAAAATGGAAGGAATTAATGCCCGATGCGCCATTTGAGTATCAATTTATGGATGACCGGATCAAAGGCCTATACGAAACCGAACTGCAACTGCAACGTGCTGCACAGATCGCGAGTGCTGTATCGCTTTTGATTGTCATATTGGGATTGACGGGCTTAATTTCGCTATCGATTCATCTCCGTAACAAGGAAGTTGGCATCCGCAAAGTATTGGGCGCTTCATTGTCCCATTTGATGTTATTATTTTCAAAGGAATACTATGGTATATTCCTGCTAGCGGTGCTAGTCACAGTCCCGTCAAGCTATATGATCATGCAACATTGGCTGCAAAACTATGTAATCCGAATAGAAATCAACGCATTCACCTACTTGTTACCCTTAGCTATATTGCTTAGTGTATTGGGACTACTGGTTGGTGCCATCGTATTTCGGACTACCCGCTTTAATCCCGTCGAAAAATTAAGGGACGAATAA
- a CDS encoding FtsX-like permease family protein, whose translation MIKLFLKTALRNLKRTPLNTVINIVGLSLGFAVALVSTLWILKQFSFNHYYKNYDTIHQLMMTGTFNNEKSTDGTSTPIPLAKVLESDFKDEIQDVTLITDAESKAIKMGDKKLNATGFYAMGKFSELFSLEAIQGNIATPTAASTLIISESLANRLSETSDVIGKTIQLNGKEQYTIQGIFRDIPENNTFHKLEYVLPFVDYLRKNEGIERWSNCFFSTYGKIADTQNIRELEHKLTSIFRTNLTDINPEILLHPMSKWNLYDSFKNGKNAGGQIQYVWMFAWISIFILLLASINFINLSTARSLKRGKEIGILKSVGVNRWQLITGFLVESILSVSCAFLIAILLSTLLLPWINAATNTSLSIPFNRGQFYLYALFGTFVIGILAGLYPALFLSSFNPILALKGKMNISKNGFKTRKGMVIVQLAISIFLMIATYLVIKQLHYTKDRPIGYNTSNLVNVKSSSALITKNFAALRKELIDSRLIEDASLSSSSINRLSLTGGGFNWQGNETKEGSIMGIFTVDEHFAKTVQWNFLKGRNFSRDFNTDSTGVIINEAAAKFMGVTDLTSKQLSKRGINYTIIGVIQNTLSESPFKSITPTAYFLDFLPKDKITLRLNEQQDMNQTMKKIAQQFNRFDPDLIFDYTFTDKEYARQFEQMEIIKSLTSIFTALAILISCLGLYALVTFLTEQRQKEIGIRKVLGASEVGLWKLLCTEYIWLTLTSFLIAAPLAYLLMETWLENYVYRISITWTVFGLTGLTALGITLITVSYQAIKAALANPGITLRNE comes from the coding sequence ATGATAAAGCTATTTTTAAAAACTGCGTTACGAAATCTTAAACGCACTCCCTTAAATACAGTCATCAATATTGTCGGACTATCCCTGGGGTTTGCAGTTGCTTTGGTGAGTACGCTGTGGATCCTGAAGCAGTTTTCCTTCAACCATTATTATAAAAACTATGATACGATCCATCAGTTGATGATGACCGGTACTTTCAACAATGAAAAATCGACAGATGGAACTTCCACTCCTATCCCCCTGGCGAAGGTTTTGGAATCGGATTTTAAAGATGAAATCCAAGATGTTACATTGATTACTGATGCGGAAAGTAAGGCCATTAAAATGGGGGACAAAAAATTGAATGCAACAGGCTTTTACGCAATGGGCAAATTTTCGGAACTATTCTCCCTTGAAGCTATACAAGGAAATATCGCTACCCCAACCGCAGCTTCCACCTTGATTATCTCTGAATCATTAGCCAACCGCTTATCGGAGACTTCAGATGTTATCGGAAAAACTATACAGCTCAACGGAAAAGAACAATATACGATACAAGGTATTTTTAGGGACATTCCAGAAAACAATACATTTCACAAACTGGAGTATGTTCTACCTTTTGTAGATTACCTCAGGAAAAATGAGGGTATCGAAAGATGGTCAAACTGTTTTTTTAGTACCTATGGCAAAATCGCGGATACGCAAAATATCCGGGAACTTGAGCATAAGCTAACCAGCATCTTTAGAACAAATCTAACTGATATAAACCCCGAGATTTTACTGCATCCTATGTCCAAGTGGAATCTATATGATTCGTTCAAGAATGGTAAAAATGCCGGGGGGCAGATTCAATATGTATGGATGTTTGCCTGGATAAGTATATTTATTCTTTTGTTGGCCAGTATAAACTTTATTAATCTCAGTACAGCCCGCAGTCTAAAGAGAGGAAAGGAGATCGGTATTCTAAAATCTGTCGGTGTAAACCGTTGGCAGCTGATCACCGGCTTTTTAGTTGAATCCATCTTATCCGTATCCTGTGCATTTTTGATCGCAATCCTATTAAGTACTTTGCTGCTCCCATGGATTAACGCTGCAACGAATACCTCCTTAAGCATTCCATTTAATCGCGGTCAATTCTATCTGTATGCTCTATTCGGAACTTTCGTTATAGGTATTCTCGCAGGACTATATCCCGCGCTGTTCTTATCCTCTTTTAACCCGATCCTTGCGCTTAAAGGAAAAATGAATATTAGCAAAAATGGATTCAAGACTAGAAAGGGAATGGTAATCGTGCAGCTTGCTATTTCCATCTTTCTAATGATTGCTACCTATCTGGTGATAAAACAATTGCACTATACAAAAGATCGTCCGATTGGCTACAACACTTCAAACCTAGTGAACGTCAAAAGTAGCAGCGCATTAATTACCAAAAACTTTGCGGCCCTGCGAAAAGAACTGATCGATAGCCGTTTGATAGAAGATGCCTCTCTTTCTTCCAGCTCCATTAATCGGCTATCTTTAACTGGTGGTGGTTTTAACTGGCAAGGGAATGAAACAAAAGAAGGATCCATTATGGGAATTTTCACCGTAGACGAACACTTTGCCAAAACCGTACAATGGAACTTTTTGAAGGGAAGAAATTTTTCTAGGGATTTCAACACAGATTCTACGGGTGTAATTATCAATGAAGCGGCGGCCAAATTTATGGGAGTGACGGATCTGACAAGCAAACAGCTATCCAAGAGAGGAATCAATTATACGATTATAGGTGTCATACAGAACACGCTATCAGAATCCCCGTTCAAATCCATTACACCAACCGCCTATTTTCTTGACTTTTTGCCAAAAGACAAAATAACACTTAGACTGAATGAGCAACAAGATATGAATCAAACGATGAAAAAAATCGCTCAGCAATTTAATCGCTTTGATCCAGATCTCATTTTTGATTATACATTCACGGATAAAGAATATGCTAGGCAATTTGAACAGATGGAAATCATCAAAAGCCTGACCAGTATTTTTACAGCGCTCGCCATACTGATCTCCTGTCTTGGGCTATATGCTTTGGTCACCTTCCTAACGGAACAACGGCAAAAAGAAATTGGTATCCGCAAGGTGCTCGGAGCTTCAGAAGTTGGTTTATGGAAATTGTTATGCACGGAATATATCTGGTTGACATTGACCAGTTTTCTCATCGCAGCCCCTCTTGCCTATCTGCTAATGGAAACATGGTTAGAAAATTATGTCTATCGTATTTCAATTACCTGGACTGTATTTGGCCTTACTGGATTGACGGCTCTCGGCATTACCCTGATAACGGTCAGCTATCAAGCCATTAAAGCAGCATTGGCCAATCCGGGGATCACCCTCCGGAACGAGTAA
- a CDS encoding ABC transporter permease has translation MIKNYIKTAARNLWKSKGYSFINILGLALGMAVSLIIALWINSEIRFDRFYSQTDRLYQVYTRDVFDGNQHTWGGTPHVLGPILQQEHPEIEHVVRTSNINHLIHHDAEPGLSSSGVAVDAAFLKLFDFKILTGNSSNPLSRPDALVLTASTAKKLFGTVDIIGRRVEMDTTVSLTVEAVIEDIPSNSRFYGNDFICSLDYLAKTGKTFTDSWTAYNHETYVLLKEGALLASVNKNIGNLVAKHTNNTTKAAIYLYPASRWHLYNKSINGQMVAGNITTLQLFGLIGILILLIACINFINLSTAGAERRAKEIGLRKVVGASKKSLIQQFLLESFIITFLAGLLALLMILLALPSFNKLINGHLTITDYPIFFYCLFLTTIFFCSLCAGLYPAFVLSAFNPVKSLKGNIVTAKSSLQPRKILVTLQFTISIGLGICSFIIGQQIRLGEHRESGYDRDNLVYVPLEGNLDKNYQAFRNELFQQNIISSMTKSWGRISRSGSNSWGYSWPNDRPEDYDVVFNNMATDVDFTKTMGVKLIQGRDIDIYTYPSDSSALLLNQAAVSKMRLSTPLGTQVTVAKGTEYQRTYQVVGVIADFVWQSPYQDIEPMMIQGPIVPANYLHIRLNTAKSLLANIEAIQSLLKKYNPDYTIDIHFIDEEYALKFAGQKRTMKLTALFSGLAILIACLGLLGLVSFATIQKQKEIGIRKVLGASVFGIIKLLSRDFIKLIGIALLIASPIAWWIMNQWLEDYVYRIDIQWWIFALAGCLATLIALFTVSTLAIKAATANPVDSLRDE, from the coding sequence ATGATCAAAAACTATATCAAAACCGCCGCGCGGAACCTTTGGAAAAGCAAAGGATACTCTTTTATTAACATCCTAGGGCTGGCCTTGGGGATGGCAGTCTCTTTGATAATCGCCCTTTGGATCAATTCAGAAATAAGATTTGACCGATTCTACTCCCAAACAGACCGTCTCTATCAAGTATATACAAGAGATGTATTTGATGGTAATCAGCATACTTGGGGAGGTACCCCGCATGTACTCGGTCCTATCTTACAACAGGAACATCCTGAAATCGAACACGTGGTGCGTACCTCGAATATTAACCACCTTATCCACCACGATGCTGAACCGGGCCTCAGCTCCTCAGGGGTAGCGGTAGACGCAGCTTTTTTAAAACTTTTCGATTTCAAAATCCTAACAGGAAATTCTTCCAACCCATTATCCCGTCCCGATGCATTAGTGCTAACTGCTTCTACTGCCAAAAAATTATTTGGTACGGTAGATATCATTGGACGCCGGGTCGAGATGGACACCACTGTTTCCCTAACTGTTGAAGCGGTTATCGAGGATATTCCTTCTAATTCCAGATTCTATGGAAACGACTTTATCTGTTCTCTGGATTACCTGGCCAAAACGGGCAAGACTTTTACGGATTCATGGACAGCCTATAATCATGAGACTTATGTGCTTCTAAAAGAAGGGGCACTATTGGCCTCTGTCAATAAGAACATTGGAAATCTGGTTGCTAAACATACTAACAACACCACAAAAGCAGCGATCTATCTCTACCCTGCCAGCCGTTGGCATCTCTACAACAAATCGATCAATGGACAGATGGTGGCGGGCAATATCACCACGTTGCAGCTATTTGGACTGATTGGCATACTCATTCTATTGATAGCCTGCATCAACTTTATCAACCTAAGTACCGCAGGAGCCGAAAGGCGTGCCAAAGAAATTGGCCTACGCAAAGTAGTTGGTGCATCGAAAAAATCACTTATTCAACAATTTCTATTGGAATCCTTTATCATAACCTTTTTAGCTGGACTATTAGCGCTGTTGATGATTCTCTTAGCACTCCCATCTTTTAACAAGCTCATCAACGGACATCTTACGATCACAGATTACCCTATATTCTTTTATTGCCTATTTCTTACCACGATTTTCTTCTGCTCCCTCTGCGCAGGATTATATCCAGCTTTTGTGCTATCAGCTTTTAATCCGGTAAAAAGCTTAAAAGGGAATATTGTAACGGCCAAATCCAGTCTCCAGCCCAGAAAAATACTTGTCACTCTACAGTTTACCATATCGATAGGTCTTGGCATATGCTCTTTTATCATCGGTCAGCAGATCCGCCTTGGAGAGCATCGAGAAAGCGGATATGATCGTGACAACCTAGTATACGTACCTTTAGAGGGAAATTTAGATAAAAATTACCAAGCGTTCAGGAATGAATTATTCCAACAAAATATTATCTCGAGCATGACCAAATCTTGGGGGCGGATAAGTCGTTCGGGTAGCAATAGCTGGGGATACTCCTGGCCCAATGACCGACCAGAAGACTATGATGTCGTTTTTAACAATATGGCGACAGATGTTGATTTCACAAAGACAATGGGGGTCAAATTGATTCAGGGACGAGATATCGACATTTATACCTATCCTTCTGATTCCAGTGCCTTGCTACTTAATCAAGCTGCTGTTTCCAAAATGCGCTTATCCACGCCCCTTGGTACTCAAGTTACCGTAGCCAAGGGTACCGAGTACCAGCGTACCTATCAGGTAGTTGGTGTTATTGCGGATTTTGTTTGGCAATCACCTTATCAAGACATCGAACCAATGATGATTCAGGGCCCTATCGTTCCCGCAAATTATCTCCATATCCGACTAAACACAGCTAAAAGCTTATTGGCAAATATAGAGGCGATCCAGTCGCTACTTAAAAAGTATAATCCAGATTACACGATAGACATCCACTTTATTGACGAAGAGTATGCCTTAAAATTTGCGGGTCAAAAACGTACGATGAAGCTGACAGCTTTATTTTCGGGGCTGGCGATCCTCATCGCATGTTTAGGTTTACTGGGACTGGTCTCCTTCGCAACGATCCAGAAACAAAAAGAGATCGGTATCCGAAAGGTGCTTGGTGCATCTGTATTCGGAATTATTAAGCTACTGTCCCGCGATTTCATTAAACTCATCGGTATTGCTTTGCTCATAGCCTCACCTATTGCTTGGTGGATTATGAATCAATGGCTAGAAGATTATGTGTACCGTATCGATATACAATGGTGGATATTTGCATTAGCAGGCTGTTTAGCGACACTGATTGCTTTGTTTACGGTCAGTACATTGGCTATTAAAGCAGCAACAGCTAATCCCGTCGATAGTTTACGGGACGAATAG
- a CDS encoding ABC transporter permease produces the protein MIKNNLKIAWRNLIRNSSTSIINITGLAMGIAVCLLIGLYVADEFSFDRFNTHADRIVRVIFRGTVKGGTMNEAHVMPPVAATMKAELAEVQETARLRQGGSPLFTIGNKVFRDEQMAYVDPSFFKIFTLPFVKGNPSTAVTMPYTAVISESTALKYFGTTNVIGRDLTIKDDQNILKITGVMKDIPQNSHFHFDIFTSMEALEDSRSKSWMTSEYFTYALLKENTSLKNLEKNLATLFDKHVGAQFMAGFGMNYIDFKKSGNSIGLYLQPLTDIHLHSNFGYDLSPSGDIRYIYIFSAIALFMLLIATINFMNLSTASGFKRSREVGVRKVLGANKYSLIRQFLTEGIMLTYLALLLAIGIVIISLPLFNQLSGKSIEIHQFDCTYMIPLLLTFGLLVGLFSSTYSALYLSAFHPLTVLKGRLVRSTQRFNIRSGLVVFQFIISVGLIFCTVVVTWQLRYIRHIKLGYEKENVIVIQSWPLGKNEKSYIKLLSEDSRVKHLSRSSYLPAGESANNNFFVYPDGNTEKWVKTLRYDVDEEYIDAMGMKLSKGRSFSKAFGNDSLSIIVNETAARDLGWKGEIIGRTLTNKDNKTYNVIGLVKDFHFKSLHEQISPLVMVLGDQAGSLIVKTHTNDTEGLVKKLKALYDSFATDIPFNYSFLDERYAQTYQAEVKTGRLLSIFAGLTIFVACLGLFGLAIFTANQRRKEIGIRKVIGASVSGITQMLSVQFIKLVFIAILISSPIAWWAMHKWLENFAYRIEIQWWMFAVAGLLAILIALLTVSSQAIKAALANPVDSLRNE, from the coding sequence ATGATAAAGAACAATCTAAAAATAGCGTGGCGAAATCTAATAAGGAATTCTTCCACCTCGATCATCAATATCACCGGATTAGCCATGGGTATTGCGGTCTGTTTGCTGATAGGCCTATATGTCGCTGATGAGTTCAGTTTTGATCGTTTCAATACACATGCAGATCGCATCGTCCGTGTGATCTTCAGAGGTACAGTAAAAGGCGGAACAATGAATGAGGCTCATGTCATGCCGCCTGTCGCTGCCACAATGAAAGCTGAATTAGCCGAAGTACAAGAAACAGCACGGTTGCGACAAGGTGGCTCCCCCTTGTTTACTATCGGAAATAAAGTGTTTCGCGATGAACAAATGGCTTACGTAGATCCTTCCTTCTTCAAAATATTTACTCTCCCTTTCGTTAAAGGTAATCCTTCTACTGCTGTAACAATGCCATATACGGCTGTAATATCTGAATCTACTGCGCTCAAATATTTTGGGACTACGAATGTCATAGGACGTGATCTAACCATTAAAGATGACCAAAATATCTTAAAGATCACAGGAGTAATGAAGGATATTCCTCAAAACTCGCATTTCCATTTTGATATTTTTACATCTATGGAGGCACTGGAAGACTCCCGTTCGAAATCCTGGATGACATCCGAATATTTTACTTATGCATTGCTCAAAGAAAATACATCCCTAAAAAATCTGGAAAAAAACTTAGCAACACTATTTGACAAACATGTCGGTGCTCAGTTTATGGCTGGTTTCGGGATGAATTATATCGATTTCAAAAAGTCTGGCAATTCCATTGGTCTGTATTTACAACCGTTGACCGACATCCATTTACATTCCAATTTTGGCTACGATCTCAGTCCTTCTGGTGATATCCGGTATATCTATATCTTTAGTGCAATAGCCCTCTTTATGCTATTGATAGCAACCATCAATTTTATGAATTTATCTACAGCCAGCGGTTTCAAAAGAAGCCGTGAAGTAGGTGTACGTAAAGTCTTGGGAGCCAACAAATACAGCTTGATCCGTCAGTTTCTCACTGAAGGTATTATGCTGACCTATCTGGCCTTATTGTTGGCCATTGGTATCGTTATCATTAGCCTTCCCCTATTTAATCAACTATCCGGTAAATCCATTGAAATTCATCAATTCGATTGCACCTACATGATCCCGCTCTTACTCACATTTGGATTATTGGTCGGTTTATTTTCGAGTACGTATTCTGCACTGTACTTATCTGCTTTTCATCCTTTGACCGTATTAAAGGGTCGCTTGGTGCGATCTACACAACGGTTCAATATCAGAAGTGGTCTAGTCGTTTTTCAGTTTATTATTTCCGTGGGACTCATTTTCTGTACTGTAGTTGTCACTTGGCAACTCCGTTATATAAGACATATCAAATTAGGTTATGAGAAGGAAAATGTGATTGTGATCCAAAGTTGGCCTTTAGGTAAAAACGAAAAAAGCTATATCAAACTTCTATCAGAGGACAGCCGTGTCAAACATCTCTCCCGTTCATCCTATCTTCCCGCCGGTGAATCTGCCAACAACAACTTCTTTGTCTATCCAGACGGAAACACAGAAAAATGGGTCAAGACGCTACGCTATGACGTAGATGAAGAATATATTGATGCTATGGGCATGAAGCTTAGTAAGGGCCGAAGTTTTTCGAAAGCTTTCGGTAACGATAGTTTATCCATTATCGTAAATGAAACTGCAGCAAGAGATCTGGGCTGGAAAGGCGAAATTATTGGTCGCACATTGACCAATAAGGACAACAAAACTTATAATGTGATCGGGCTGGTCAAAGATTTTCACTTCAAATCCCTACACGAACAGATTTCACCATTGGTCATGGTACTTGGGGATCAGGCAGGAAGTCTAATTGTCAAGACACATACAAATGACACCGAAGGACTGGTCAAAAAGTTGAAAGCACTATACGATTCCTTCGCAACAGATATTCCATTCAACTATTCATTCCTCGATGAACGATATGCCCAAACCTATCAGGCTGAGGTCAAGACAGGAAGATTGTTAAGTATATTCGCTGGACTGACGATTTTTGTTGCCTGCCTCGGTCTATTTGGATTAGCTATTTTTACGGCAAATCAGCGCCGTAAAGAAATCGGTATACGCAAAGTTATTGGCGCATCCGTTTCGGGTATTACACAGATGCTTTCTGTACAGTTTATCAAACTTGTGTTTATCGCTATCCTGATTTCCTCACCCATAGCTTGGTGGGCCATGCACAAATGGTTGGAAAATTTTGCTTATCGTATTGAAATACAATGGTGGATGTTTGCTGTTGCGGGGTTACTTGCTATACTGATTGCATTACTAACGGTTAGTTCACAAGCCATTAAGGCCGCTTTAGCGAATCCAGTCGATAGCCTTCGGAATGAATAA
- a CDS encoding helix-turn-helix domain-containing protein, translating to MTKLGEFLAKKSVNKAQIARKTGLSKARINELTMTETSKLRLDEMYLIALAIDTDPAKMMYELCDHLQLKEVEQ from the coding sequence ATGACAAAACTTGGAGAATTTTTAGCGAAGAAATCTGTAAACAAAGCCCAGATTGCCCGAAAAACAGGACTTAGTAAAGCCCGCATCAATGAATTGACCATGACCGAGACATCGAAATTACGGCTGGATGAAATGTACCTTATCGCCCTTGCTATCGATACCGATCCCGCGAAAATGATGTACGAGCTCTGCGATCATCTGCAGCTCAAAGAAGTAGAACAATAA